gcagatataaataaatatattactacacggataaatattgcactttttcatatgcatccatgtttatggatgtatgttatattgtctttatattccagccagttaatccatttgggggggggggggggggggattaaggggattattatgatgcgttcaagagttttatggcctgagggcagaagctgttacagaacctgcaggttctgctacggaggctgggGAACTTCTTTCTAGAGtttagcagtgaaaacagtccttggtgggggtgggaggagtctctacagattttctgagcactggtcaggcagcggctttttgtgatctcctggataggaggaagaggagtatTGATGATCTTTAGAAGTGTATACATGTTTCAAATAAAAGTAATGTCCATAGATGTTTAAGACCTTTCAAAATCGTATTTAAGACCTTTTGAGATTATAGgagaattttagacattttaaaaagGACTTAAATTCAAATTATTGGATTTAAGACTGGATCCCCTTTTCATGACAGacattttaacccaatgtggctcccgagtccatccatttcctactgcttgtcccttttggggtcgctggagcctatctcagctggattcgggcggaaggcggcgtacaccttggacaagtcgccacctcattgcagggccaacacagatagacaacattcccactcacattcacacactagggccaatttagtgttgccaatcaacctatccccaggtgcatgtctttggaagtgggaggaagccggagtacccggagggaacccacgcagtcacggggagaacatgcaaactccacacagaaagatcccgagcccgggattgaactcaggactactcaggaccttcgtattgtgaggcagacgcactaacccctctaccaccgtgctgccctggctCCGGAGTCAAATAGTTTTAAATATAGGTTTTAATGTTTCTGACCTCCAACATCGATGAAGTGCTTGGCTGCTAGTCCTGATCTTGGCGCTGGCAAGGAGGAACAGGAATAACAAAAAGTTatattgcacaaaaaaaaaaaaatgacccgTTTCCCTTCATGGCAGGAATGAAGCACTCACCTACTCTCCCATAGCAGCCATGAGGGACTGCTATCTGGATGTCAGTCTTCACTACGGCCTTGTCCAGAGGACCAATAGAATAATCATATGCACTGGGGACAGTACAGTGATTAAAACAGTCATTCTACAATTAAAACGGCTGCAGTACCAACCTGTACAAGTCATATCCAGCAGCTTTTGAGGAGCCTCTGCTGGGTGCAGTGGCGTGTTCTGAGAGTTTAGCGAAGCGAAGAAGGGATCTTTCTTCTGTCCTGGACTTTTTGGCGGGGGAAGAAGGTTCACTCGCATCTACAACGTCTAAGGCCGGCATGTTGGAAAAGAGATGAGTCAACAGTTAAAGTATCTCACACACACGCGGAGACAACTAACTTCTACAGACGTCGAGGCACAAGGCTGGGGCGATACTTGAATATCGATAATGGAAGATACCACTGTTCTCAATACTAGTGTCGACTCACATATTGCAATATTGATCTCGTTTGAGGGAGATTATTTTTGTTCATTACACAAACAGCACATAGATTAGCAGTGCGTTCCAAAGCCCAAAGTGTATCGTGCTACCACCCAGCCACTTTAAACGATTGTGTTGACGATAAATATCATTTTTAAACCGGTTATGGTTTTAGTATCTGTTATACTCGGTATCGCATCGGCAAGAAACTGTGGAGTATCGCCCATCTTTAACGTCTACTGAAGCTTTTCGCGGCTAAAGGATTGGATTTCCCGGGCTCGGAGGTAAGCCCCGCCCTCAAAACGATCATTTGGGTGATTTACACGGTATTATGCAGTACAAAACCATCGTGATGTTAATTAAAGTACGTCAACATTTTAGGTTAATTGTGTTTGGAATTGATATTAAGGATACAAGTTGAATTATCTGCGAAAAGGGTTGTTGTCACGTGACCAGGGCCGCCAATAACCTGGGCCGACACGTCATCCTCTCGCGATAGGTCATTTTCACAGGAGACAAACATCACCACaggttttttaaaatgtgttattattatttttattaatattcaatactctgtatgtatttgcttttgttttctttccttgttgttgaaagtgccttgactgttgagtgaattataaatgtatttttgttgttcaataaaatcaaatcaaaaaacaaagaaacatcccCAGGGCTGATTGATACTTCCACCTGCATGTTTGAGTTTAAAGCAGGTGTCGTGTCGCAGTCCTTCATATCTTACTAAGATAATGCTGTCTACGTTCGACTCGCACTTACCTTTGCTATAATTCATTCGAGTGAAAAAATGCCTTCTTGCTAAATGAGGAGTATGAAGAATAATTGGAGACCACCGTTGTATAAGATGATTTCGTCCCAAGTATGTCGATGTCGATGTCATAGTCCGTATCGGCTCCCAGCAATGGTGAGTATGTTTGTGTCTTGTTAGCTTTTAGCCTGCTACTGTTTACTTCCTGCTCCTTGCCAAGGTTGCCAAACGCATAAGGACAAAATACCTTACAAAAATCTTCAAATAATCACATTCTGGCTTCTAAATAAACTAATTGCAGAACAGCGCCACAGCTGCCTGTAAGGTACGTGTGACGATGCACAAAATGTTTTGAAGGGGTCAGTTAaatcagcggttctcaaatgggggtacgcgtacccctgggggtacttgaaggtatgccaaggggtacttgagatttttttaaactattgtatatATAGCAGCAATTTAAAAAtccattataaatatatgtatttaacaatacttcaacaaaatatgaatgtaagttcataaactatgaaaagaaatgcaacaatgcaatattcagtgttgatgttgtaagcatttcaccaatctcgcgcacgtTGCAAATTATaggtcatttccattgtgcgcaagcaatttacATATCGCAAAACGAGATTTTGTGaatggtttagtcagtaaccctacattattatagtttatgaatagtaaaccaagttgtggtagtagtttagtcagtagtttagtcgtggaaaTACACTgcatagtccagtggttctcaaccttgttggaggtaccgaaccccgttagtttcatatgcacattcaccgaaccctttttagtgaaaaataaagtagtttttttttcaaattcaaaacaaagttatgtgtttttggtaacacttcagtatggggaacatattctaagtaacaaagacataatttagaggtttttggacactaggggaacatattctaagtaataaagacttaatttggagttatttggttagggttagggttataatgaggccatgccgaataaggcattaatatgtacttaataatgactagttaagagccaatatgttactaatttgcgtgttaataagcaactaattaatggtgaatatgtcccccatactaaagtgttaccatgtttttttactggtgcacaaaatgaaccgtgcatgaacatcaccttgttcaaaaaacaaaactgacactaaactcacactagactgcataaactcacaacaaattacacacctgcaaatcagtgtgacttctgctgttgacgtatccgtaatacgccgataggaagaagttttttattgagacgatgagtcgggtgtgtttttgacctctgccgaacccctgaggccgactcaccgaactcctagggttcgatcgaacccaggttaagaaccactggcatacTGGTTAGGGTTGGACTAATTTtagggcaatactcagttatattgtcccgactacaaatgaatagatttacataagtatttaataaattgttttgacaccaaaaacatgtatttgctcccattgatttgcaaaacgtgcaccacacattattcaaatatatagctggaagcaatttgcaaaaagattgcgcattatacaaatttgcaaaatgcggttgcgcattttgcaaattgttcacatcgatattgtgcctacaacatttgcagctagattttttgtggacatgttccacaaatattgatgttaaaaatgcattttttgtaaagaaatgtttagaatgaagttcatgaatccagatggatctctattacaatacccaaagatggcattttaagttgatgattacttctgtgtagggcggtatggcgtagtgtgTAGACCGGCCgtaccagaaacctgagggttgcaggttcgcttgccacctattgacatccaaatcgctgccgttgtgtccttgggcaggacacttcaccctttgcccccgctgccgctcacactggtgaatgaatgaatgaatgaatgaatgattggtggtggtcggaggggccgtagacgCAAACctgcagccacgcttccgtcagtctaccccagggcagctgtggctacagatgtagcttaccaccaccaggtgtgaatgaatgatgggttcccacttctctgtgagcgctttgagtatctaacaatagaaaagcgcggtataaatctaatccattattattattattattattatttgaaatctttatttataattgaatcactt
Above is a genomic segment from Nerophis ophidion isolate RoL-2023_Sa linkage group LG02, RoL_Noph_v1.0, whole genome shotgun sequence containing:
- the dut gene encoding deoxyuridine 5'-triphosphate nucleotidohydrolase, mitochondrial isoform X1, with the protein product MTSTSTYLGRNHLIQRWSPIILHTPHLARRHFFTRMNYSKDVVDASEPSSPAKKSRTEERSLLRFAKLSEHATAPSRGSSKAAGYDLYSAYDYSIGPLDKAVVKTDIQIAVPHGCYGRVAPRSGLAAKHFIDVGAGVVDEDYRGNVGVVLFNFGKETFEVKKGDRIAQLVCERICYPDLVEQKTLDDTERGAGGFGSTGSN
- the dut gene encoding deoxyuridine 5'-triphosphate nucleotidohydrolase, mitochondrial isoform X2, with product MPALDVVDASEPSSPAKKSRTEERSLLRFAKLSEHATAPSRGSSKAAGYDLYSAYDYSIGPLDKAVVKTDIQIAVPHGCYGRVAPRSGLAAKHFIDVGAGVVDEDYRGNVGVVLFNFGKETFEVKKGDRIAQLVCERICYPDLVEQKTLDDTERGAGGFGSTGSN